From one Triticum urartu cultivar G1812 chromosome 3, Tu2.1, whole genome shotgun sequence genomic stretch:
- the LOC125547535 gene encoding leucine-rich repeat extensin-like protein 6, whose product MARSTSPSPCLLCRVAILALICCSLSCLAASGDALDGYRRPRRPPAPKPLQPHTPATPTPAPVPSRPPLTPVPGRPVTPAPTPCPVVLVPPPPPPPPLPKYPVTPTPVVIPSIPICPPPPPPPVQETPALAPHRKTLEHATKNVLN is encoded by the exons ATGGCGCGTTCTACTTCTCCTTCTCCTTGCTTGCTATGCAGAGTTGCGATCCTTGCTCTCATATGCTGCTCCTTGTCATGCTTGGCTGCGTCTGGAG ATGCTCTTGATGGATACCGTAGGCCAAGGCGTCCTCCCGCGCCGAAGCCCCTGCAACCTCACACTCCTGCTACTCCAACTCCAGCTCCAGTTCCATCTCGGCCACCGCTGACGCCGGTGCCTGGGAGGCCGGTGACTCCAGCTCCCACACCATGTCCTGTGGTCCTTGttcctccgccgccaccgccaccgccccTGCCCAAATACCCGGTGACTCCAACTCCAGTAGTGATTCCTTCGATCCCTATTTgtccgccaccaccaccgccgccggtGCAGGAGACGCCGGCACTTGCGCCGCACCGCAAGACTCTAGAGCACGCTACTAAGAACGTGCTTAATTAA